A single genomic interval of Cellulosilyticum sp. I15G10I2 harbors:
- a CDS encoding EFR1 family ferrodoxin (N-terminal region resembles flavodoxins. C-terminal ferrodoxin region binds two 4Fe-4S clusters.), producing MKKIVIYYFSGTGNTWWLAKALQEKLSQHKHQVACHSIETLTAKEGIDLPGDFDHIIFGFPVYGSTAPKLMLDFMHHFPDAAHSQTVSVFGTHALASGDTAYHISKLLAKKGYLIKQTMHFTMMTNLHIPRFRFLPPRNDYRVSKLHQKTLPKVEKLAHAITFDKNIIVGKNLPGFLLGYLQRSHVDKLIATASRDFEVDMSRCTRCNKCQRICPVHNIVKTDSSYTFKNNCILCMRCYSQCPKCAILIGKASSDEIKYPRYRGPEPSFDAQILTNHISS from the coding sequence ATGAAAAAAATAGTCATTTATTACTTTAGCGGAACCGGAAACACCTGGTGGCTTGCTAAGGCTCTCCAAGAAAAACTGTCCCAGCATAAACACCAAGTAGCCTGTCATTCTATTGAAACACTTACGGCCAAAGAGGGCATTGACCTTCCCGGGGATTTTGATCATATTATTTTTGGTTTCCCAGTTTATGGTTCAACAGCCCCAAAGCTTATGCTTGATTTTATGCATCATTTTCCAGATGCAGCCCATAGTCAAACTGTGAGTGTTTTTGGAACCCACGCCTTAGCCTCTGGAGATACTGCTTATCACATCAGTAAGTTGCTTGCAAAAAAAGGATATCTGATCAAACAAACCATGCATTTTACAATGATGACCAACCTGCACATTCCAAGGTTCAGATTCTTGCCCCCAAGAAATGATTACCGCGTTAGTAAACTGCATCAAAAAACGCTTCCTAAAGTTGAAAAGTTGGCTCATGCAATTACCTTTGACAAAAATATAATCGTTGGCAAAAATCTTCCAGGCTTTCTTCTCGGTTATCTTCAGCGCAGTCATGTTGATAAGCTTATTGCTACAGCGAGCCGTGATTTTGAGGTAGATATGTCCCGCTGCACCCGTTGCAATAAATGTCAGCGTATATGCCCTGTCCACAATATTGTAAAAACAGATAGTTCCTATACATTTAAAAACAACTGCATCTTATGCATGCGTTGTTATAGCCAGTGTCCAAAATGCGCTATTCTCATTGGAAAAGCTTCATCAGATGAAATAAAATACCCTCGTTATAGAGGTCCTGAGCCTTCTTTTGATGCACAGATCTTAACAAATCACATAAGCTCATGA
- a CDS encoding putative hydro-lyase — protein sequence MRDLVNASPQQVREWIRKGEIQGPTAGMCRGYTQGNLVILPKKYAYDFLLFAFRNPKACPILEVMDEGARETQIAPQSDIATDIPKYRVYTKGENTGEYADIQSFWREDFVSFIIGCSFTFESALMQGGIGIRHIEMGTNVPMYITNIDCKPAGIFSGPTVVSMRPIPRDKVVQAVQITSRYPSVHGAPIHIGNPHDIGIRNIDKPDFGDPVEIKPGEVPVFWPCGVTPQAVAMNVKPEIMITHSPGHMFITDKKDHELM from the coding sequence ATGAGAGATTTAGTGAATGCCAGCCCGCAACAAGTGAGAGAGTGGATCAGAAAAGGGGAGATACAAGGTCCTACAGCAGGAATGTGCAGGGGGTACACCCAAGGGAATTTGGTCATTTTACCTAAAAAGTATGCCTATGACTTTCTTTTATTTGCTTTTAGAAATCCTAAGGCATGTCCTATACTTGAAGTAATGGATGAAGGGGCAAGAGAAACTCAAATTGCACCACAATCTGATATTGCCACAGATATTCCTAAATATAGAGTCTATACCAAAGGGGAAAACACAGGGGAGTATGCAGATATACAGTCATTTTGGAGAGAAGACTTTGTTTCTTTTATAATAGGCTGCAGCTTTACCTTTGAATCGGCACTTATGCAAGGGGGGATAGGCATCAGACATATAGAAATGGGGACTAATGTACCGATGTATATCACCAACATAGACTGTAAGCCGGCAGGTATATTTTCGGGACCTACGGTTGTCAGCATGAGACCTATTCCGAGAGATAAGGTTGTCCAAGCAGTACAGATTACTTCGAGATATCCTAGTGTGCATGGCGCACCGATCCATATAGGAAATCCCCATGATATCGGGATAAGAAATATTGATAAGCCGGATTTTGGAGACCCTGTGGAGATTAAGCCAGGTGAAGTCCCAGTGTTTTGGCCATGTGGTGTGACCCCGCAAGCTGTGGCAATGAACGTAAAACCCGAAATCATGATCACGCACTCTCCCGGGCATATGTTTATAACAGATAAAAAAGATCATGAGCTTATGTGA
- a CDS encoding methyl-accepting chemotaxis protein: MRWFRLKTNKIIHLNNEADLQTTQSQKLDEEKSFNYDKYMHYGIVHIEEKLEDFMDEEVKVTQSVQEIQNTYLQLNNIQNMLDSLDADFNGFSQYANKIDGVMDRSDMAVKQADDKMGILAGKLNGTCTQLDLFREAFYTLEHDFKNIEEMSTNITNIAKSTNLLALNASIEAARAGEAGRGFAVVAEEIRKLSSTTTGLVSGIDESVRTLYKSIDSLREEIEKTKTVIQDNFEYAQNVQKDFKQVTSCTDEVKDFSKQIVEGIERTSSEINDAARGVGSVTELVTSLGNKLEQLNLRMSKRSIIISSITDFLQQIENMLVDSMSKK, from the coding sequence ATGAGATGGTTTAGATTAAAAACAAATAAAATTATACATTTAAATAATGAAGCGGATTTACAAACAACACAAAGTCAAAAGCTGGACGAGGAGAAAAGCTTTAACTATGATAAATACATGCACTATGGGATTGTACATATAGAAGAAAAACTTGAAGACTTTATGGATGAAGAGGTTAAGGTAACGCAGTCTGTTCAAGAGATTCAAAACACTTATTTGCAGCTTAACAACATACAAAATATGTTAGATAGCTTAGATGCTGATTTTAATGGCTTCAGCCAATATGCCAATAAAATTGATGGGGTAATGGACCGCTCGGATATGGCGGTTAAACAAGCGGATGACAAAATGGGTATACTTGCAGGTAAGCTTAATGGTACTTGTACGCAGCTTGATTTATTTAGAGAAGCATTTTATACCTTAGAGCACGATTTTAAAAATATTGAAGAAATGTCAACCAACATCACAAATATAGCAAAGAGTACTAACCTTTTGGCACTTAATGCATCTATTGAAGCGGCAAGAGCTGGGGAAGCCGGCCGTGGATTTGCTGTAGTAGCAGAAGAGATAAGAAAACTCTCATCAACGACAACAGGCCTCGTCAGCGGAATCGATGAAAGTGTTAGAACGCTATATAAAAGTATAGACTCACTTAGAGAAGAAATTGAAAAAACTAAAACAGTTATACAGGATAATTTTGAGTATGCACAAAATGTTCAGAAAGATTTTAAGCAGGTTACAAGTTGTACCGATGAAGTGAAGGATTTCAGCAAACAGATTGTTGAAGGTATTGAAAGGACAAGCTCTGAGATTAATGATGCAGCTAGAGGTGTGGGCTCTGTTACTGAACTTGTAACTTCTTTAGGGAATAAGTTAGAACAGTTAAATTTAAGAATGAGTAAGCGATCTATTATTATTTCAAGCATTACTGACTTCTTGCAGCAGATTGAAAATATGTTAGTGGATTCTATGAGTAAGAAATAG
- a CDS encoding FIST signal transduction protein, with the protein MNYKIGRSSKSDFKAAVAEATTGFRLPKLILFFSDVEHFEGYTKAMGEQFKDSIILGSSTFAGFCKEGAYKSGLIALGIEEGIECYADVLEEVDRYPLKYVDRVTECISKFRDTSNTVCFEISSALISCEELVLSTLNAVLTKKNIPLFGGSAGDYGRAEKTMISFNGKLYNNACVFVLIKNLGGKIRFYRENIYKPTQHYFTATKVDVRNRIVYEYNNRPAAKVVAEALNTTIEGLPRYLDSYPLGRIIGSDMYIIANQMVTQNNGMSYHARVYNNSQMVLLEPDDYKNVIHQTIEQVKREIPKPSLAIMVNCLARSMLFEQDDYLNEFARKMSTALGDYIGFAGYGEQLNEQHFNQTMVLAVFE; encoded by the coding sequence ATGAATTATAAAATAGGCAGGAGTTCTAAGAGTGACTTTAAAGCAGCTGTAGCTGAAGCCACAACTGGGTTTAGGTTACCTAAACTAATATTGTTTTTTTCTGATGTGGAACATTTTGAGGGATATACCAAGGCTATGGGTGAGCAGTTTAAAGACAGCATTATTTTGGGTTCAAGTACCTTTGCAGGATTTTGCAAAGAAGGTGCTTATAAGTCAGGGCTCATTGCACTGGGGATTGAAGAGGGCATTGAGTGTTATGCAGATGTACTAGAAGAAGTGGATAGATATCCCCTAAAATATGTTGACCGCGTAACGGAGTGTATAAGCAAGTTTCGGGATACTTCAAACACGGTTTGTTTTGAGATTTCTTCTGCACTCATAAGCTGTGAGGAGCTTGTTTTATCTACATTAAATGCTGTACTTACTAAGAAAAATATTCCGCTTTTTGGGGGTTCGGCAGGGGACTATGGGCGAGCAGAAAAAACAATGATTTCTTTTAATGGGAAGCTCTATAACAACGCATGTGTTTTTGTCCTTATTAAAAATTTAGGCGGTAAGATTAGATTCTACAGAGAAAATATTTACAAACCGACACAGCACTATTTTACAGCCACTAAAGTAGATGTCAGAAATCGTATTGTCTATGAATACAATAACAGACCTGCTGCAAAAGTAGTGGCAGAAGCACTGAATACCACAATCGAAGGACTGCCAAGGTACTTAGATAGTTATCCTCTAGGAAGGATTATTGGCAGTGATATGTATATTATTGCCAATCAGATGGTCACTCAAAATAACGGCATGTCTTATCATGCAAGAGTATATAATAACTCTCAGATGGTACTTTTAGAACCTGATGATTACAAAAATGTAATACATCAAACTATAGAGCAGGTAAAAAGGGAGATTCCAAAACCATCCTTAGCTATCATGGTCAACTGTTTAGCAAGATCGATGCTTTTTGAGCAAGATGACTATTTAAATGAGTTTGCGAGAAAAATGAGTACAGCCTTAGGGGATTATATTGGATTTGCAGGCTATGGAGAACAGCTTAATGAGCAGCATTTTAATCAAACAATGGTTCTTGCTGTATTTGAGTAG
- a CDS encoding YjjG family noncanonical pyrimidine nucleotidase, with amino-acid sequence MKYELIIFDADETLFDFNKSEKEAFKNTMLECHIDYDEDYHFKLYHDINLAVWKELEKGLITQEALKVERFKRLSDTLNIQFDNTQLAKAYMNHLANSSVLYDGSIELVDALSKHYLLVIVTNGLKHVQNLRIRNSAIAKYFKDIIISEEVGASKPNPKIFEHTLRNIGAIAKLKILVVGDSLTADIQGGINFGVDTCWYNPNRTTNETAITPTYEVADFKALRDLLL; translated from the coding sequence ATGAAATATGAGTTGATTATTTTTGACGCTGACGAAACATTATTTGATTTTAATAAATCTGAGAAAGAAGCTTTTAAAAATACAATGCTTGAATGTCACATAGACTATGATGAAGATTATCATTTTAAACTTTATCACGACATCAATCTAGCAGTTTGGAAAGAACTTGAGAAGGGTCTTATTACCCAAGAAGCCTTAAAGGTGGAACGGTTTAAAAGATTATCAGATACTTTAAACATCCAGTTTGATAACACTCAGCTTGCAAAAGCTTATATGAATCATTTGGCCAACTCATCTGTTTTATATGACGGAAGTATAGAACTCGTAGATGCTCTGTCTAAACATTATTTGCTCGTCATAGTGACCAATGGTCTAAAACATGTCCAAAATCTTAGAATCAGAAACTCTGCGATAGCCAAATACTTTAAAGACATCATCATATCCGAAGAAGTAGGCGCATCAAAGCCTAATCCTAAAATTTTTGAACATACCCTAAGAAATATTGGTGCTATCGCTAAGCTCAAGATCCTTGTGGTCGGTGACAGCCTAACCGCCGATATTCAAGGCGGCATAAACTTTGGGGTCGATACCTGCTGGTACAACCCTAACCGCACCACAAACGAAACAGCCATCACTCCTACCTATGAGGTCGCTGATTTTAAAGCACTTAGAGACCTGCTTCTTTAG
- a CDS encoding MATE family efflux transporter produces MEMQQNNCLEQLKDPTREAFLTHSLGALMVKNIFPAVSAMIFLILYQMADAILIGRRLGPEALASVNILYPILAVLSGIAIMIGVGGNVKIAVLLGKEETDQAGGVLSLLVSLGITIGIICGLIITLALPYVLSLLGTNGILQYYAGEYLKVISLFFVPMILIFILEQAVRNDGRPNMATGVMGLVAILNIILDYLFLFKFDMGMAGAALATGISQCLGASIFVSYLIYKTLNKSTGLKFEDIKTARGTLMSIAMNGSSELLSSLALGVTTFIYNKLILSYVGMMGVAAFSLVQYFMLFGTAVFMGMGNGTQPIISYNYGGECCNRVWGTVKRLMISSVITAFAIFMFLRWQTEALVNLFIPNHPEALDLALQVTNYLSWSILLMPVGIIGSAFFTAVEKPGMSLIIAVSRGLIFTLIGLWTLPLLWGEMGIWITPVFAEGITALIACGLIIFWRYNLKRVPKEAGL; encoded by the coding sequence ATGGAAATGCAACAAAATAATTGTTTAGAGCAACTCAAAGATCCTACAAGAGAGGCTTTTTTGACACATTCTTTAGGAGCTTTAATGGTAAAAAATATTTTTCCGGCAGTCTCAGCGATGATTTTTCTGATTTTATATCAAATGGCAGATGCCATTTTAATAGGTCGCCGGCTAGGCCCGGAGGCCCTAGCTTCAGTTAATATTCTTTATCCTATTCTTGCAGTACTATCAGGTATAGCCATTATGATTGGGGTAGGGGGAAATGTTAAAATAGCAGTTCTTTTAGGAAAGGAAGAAACAGATCAAGCGGGAGGTGTTTTAAGCTTATTGGTCAGCTTAGGAATAACTATTGGTATTATATGCGGCCTTATAATTACCCTAGCCTTGCCATATGTCTTATCGTTATTGGGAACAAACGGTATTTTACAGTATTATGCCGGTGAATATTTGAAAGTAATTAGTTTATTTTTTGTTCCTATGATACTTATATTTATTCTAGAACAAGCCGTAAGAAATGATGGGCGACCGAATATGGCAACAGGCGTAATGGGATTAGTAGCTATACTAAATATTATACTTGATTATCTGTTTCTTTTTAAATTTGATATGGGGATGGCTGGCGCTGCTTTAGCAACGGGGATTTCTCAATGCTTAGGCGCTTCAATTTTTGTCAGTTATCTTATTTATAAAACATTAAATAAGTCTACAGGGCTTAAATTTGAAGATATAAAAACAGCAAGAGGCACGCTAATGTCTATTGCTATGAATGGGTCTTCAGAATTATTAAGCAGTCTTGCATTAGGTGTAACGACTTTTATTTATAATAAACTTATACTGAGCTATGTGGGCATGATGGGCGTAGCAGCATTTTCACTGGTTCAATATTTTATGTTGTTTGGAACCGCCGTTTTCATGGGGATGGGAAATGGCACTCAGCCTATTATAAGTTACAATTATGGAGGCGAATGCTGCAATAGGGTATGGGGAACTGTAAAGAGATTAATGATATCTTCTGTTATAACAGCATTCGCTATATTTATGTTTCTGAGATGGCAGACTGAGGCACTTGTAAATCTTTTTATTCCAAATCATCCAGAGGCATTAGATTTGGCGCTTCAAGTCACAAACTACCTGAGCTGGTCGATTTTATTAATGCCAGTTGGTATCATTGGATCAGCTTTTTTTACGGCAGTAGAAAAGCCGGGGATGTCCTTAATTATTGCTGTTTCAAGAGGGCTGATATTTACACTTATTGGGCTATGGACTTTGCCACTTTTGTGGGGAGAGATGGGCATTTGGATCACACCTGTGTTTGCTGAAGGGATAACTGCTTTAATAGCATGTGGTTTGATTATATTTTGGAGATACAACCTTAAAAGAGTACCTAAAGAAGCAGGTCTCTAA
- a CDS encoding TetR/AcrR family transcriptional regulator, which translates to MKETKSDLFNNAKMLFSQKGFKETSVAIITKMTGVGVGTFYNFFASKEELFIEIFVQENITLKKEIMQSVDLNGDLTDVLKQVASRLFTGMKENPILKEWYNRDIFYKILEKVDEQVIEKSSQEFFYHFFLDIIEEWQCEGKIRKDIDSEHILAVFNALSFIDLHREDIGSQYFPKTMDYLIEFIVKGLQE; encoded by the coding sequence ATGAAAGAAACTAAAAGTGACCTTTTTAATAATGCTAAGATGCTATTTTCGCAAAAAGGTTTTAAAGAAACAAGCGTGGCTATTATTACAAAGATGACAGGGGTAGGCGTAGGGACTTTTTATAATTTTTTTGCTTCTAAAGAAGAATTGTTTATAGAGATTTTTGTTCAAGAGAATATTACACTTAAAAAAGAAATTATGCAATCTGTAGATCTAAATGGAGATTTGACAGATGTTTTGAAGCAAGTAGCCTCCAGGCTTTTTACAGGGATGAAAGAAAACCCTATACTTAAAGAGTGGTATAATAGAGATATTTTCTATAAAATACTTGAAAAAGTTGATGAGCAAGTCATAGAAAAAAGCAGCCAGGAGTTTTTTTATCATTTCTTTTTAGACATTATTGAAGAGTGGCAGTGTGAAGGAAAAATACGAAAAGACATTGATTCAGAGCATATCCTAGCCGTATTTAATGCTTTATCCTTTATAGACCTGCATAGAGAGGATATAGGCAGCCAGTATTTCCCTAAAACAATGGATTACCTGATAGAATTTATTGTTAAAGGCCTACAAGAATAG
- a CDS encoding mechanosensitive ion channel family protein encodes MWIEHLLVTHGVHERVVWYLSNVIAVMIVLIISLIVDLIVRKVLLRYIKSYAAKTKAKWDDVLVEKKVFERLARIVPIGIIHAFAPVFPAYEVWIQRIAFSFIVFIVLLAINRFLDAMNTIYLKYEISKIRPIKGYLQVVEIIAYVIGTIVIVSVLIDRSPWILLSGIGAATAVLLLIFQNSILGLVASIQISSNNMLQIGDWIEMPKYGADGDVLEISLHTVKVQNFDKTITTIPTHALISESFKNWRGMQEAGGRRIKRAVYIDVTSIKFCDEAMLERFEKIEYLKAYLQNKRKEIAAYNKIYDVNDPHIVNGRHLTNIGTFRMYIENYLRHHPKVSQDMIHIVRQLPPSENGLPIEIYAFTSEIAWENYESIQADLFDHILAIVPEFDLRIYQRPTGHDFSSFKKVIQD; translated from the coding sequence GTGTGGATTGAACATTTACTTGTAACGCATGGTGTGCACGAAAGGGTAGTATGGTACTTATCAAACGTCATAGCAGTGATGATAGTTCTTATCATCAGCTTAATTGTTGATTTAATAGTACGTAAAGTTTTGCTGAGATATATCAAATCTTATGCAGCAAAAACAAAGGCCAAATGGGACGACGTCCTTGTAGAGAAAAAGGTTTTTGAGCGGCTGGCTCGTATTGTGCCGATAGGAATCATCCATGCCTTTGCCCCAGTGTTTCCAGCGTATGAGGTATGGATTCAGAGAATTGCATTTTCCTTTATTGTTTTTATTGTGTTACTCGCCATCAACAGATTTTTAGATGCAATGAATACGATTTATTTAAAGTATGAGATTTCAAAAATCAGACCCATTAAAGGCTATTTACAGGTTGTTGAAATCATTGCCTATGTCATAGGAACGATCGTTATCGTCAGTGTCTTAATCGATCGCTCCCCATGGATTTTATTAAGTGGGATTGGTGCTGCTACTGCAGTGCTTCTGCTTATTTTTCAAAACTCTATCCTTGGGCTTGTCGCCAGTATACAAATCAGCTCTAATAATATGCTGCAGATCGGGGACTGGATTGAGATGCCTAAGTATGGTGCAGATGGGGATGTGCTGGAAATCTCTTTGCATACCGTAAAAGTACAAAATTTTGATAAGACGATTACCACTATTCCAACCCATGCACTCATTTCAGAGTCCTTTAAAAACTGGAGAGGGATGCAGGAAGCCGGTGGGCGAAGAATCAAGCGAGCCGTATATATTGATGTCACCAGTATTAAATTCTGCGATGAAGCAATGCTCGAGAGATTTGAGAAGATTGAATACCTTAAAGCTTATCTCCAAAACAAGAGGAAAGAAATAGCAGCGTATAACAAAATCTATGATGTAAATGACCCACATATTGTAAATGGCAGGCACTTAACGAATATAGGTACTTTTAGAATGTATATCGAAAATTATCTGAGGCATCACCCTAAGGTGAGTCAGGATATGATTCACATCGTCAGACAGCTTCCCCCTAGTGAGAATGGTCTTCCGATAGAGATCTATGCCTTTACTTCTGAAATAGCATGGGAAAACTATGAAAGTATACAAGCGGATCTGTTTGATCATATTCTCGCCATTGTTCCGGAATTTGATTTAAGAATATATCAAAGACCTACAGGGCATGATTTTAGTTCTTTTAAAAAAGTTATTCAAGACTAA
- a CDS encoding macrolide 2'-phosphotransferase, producing MSRTKAEVFKIAAKHGLDLKEDTLVFNESGLDFQVVFGVDQQEDEWVLRLPRREDVMPRTKIEKQALDLVNENITVFQAPNWLIYTNKLIAYKKLNGVPAGTIDHEIQNYIWEIDMHNVPMCFHQTLGKALAALHNVPKDKAAKAGLTMHTPDEARRFMKERMNDVKEKIGVGTSLWKRWQDWLKHDEMWPKQTGVIHGDVHAGHILIDKLGHVTGLIDWTEAKVTDMSNDFVVYYRTFGEEGLCHLINAYKEAGGYVWPKMKEHVIELEAAYPVAIAEFAMLSGLDEYVQMAKQSLQVNEV from the coding sequence ATGAGTAGAACAAAAGCTGAAGTTTTTAAAATAGCAGCAAAACATGGACTAGATCTAAAAGAGGATACTTTAGTTTTTAATGAATCTGGACTTGACTTTCAGGTAGTATTTGGAGTGGATCAGCAGGAGGATGAATGGGTACTTCGTTTGCCTAGACGTGAAGACGTTATGCCACGAACGAAGATAGAGAAACAAGCACTGGACTTAGTGAATGAGAACATAACGGTCTTTCAGGCACCCAACTGGCTCATTTATACTAATAAACTGATTGCCTATAAAAAGCTAAATGGGGTACCAGCAGGTACGATAGATCATGAGATTCAAAACTATATTTGGGAAATTGATATGCATAATGTACCCATGTGTTTTCATCAAACCCTAGGTAAAGCGCTGGCGGCCTTGCATAATGTGCCAAAGGATAAGGCCGCGAAGGCTGGATTAACTATGCATACACCTGATGAGGCAAGACGGTTCATGAAGGAGCGTATGAATGATGTAAAAGAAAAAATAGGAGTAGGCACTTCGCTGTGGAAAAGATGGCAGGACTGGCTTAAGCATGATGAGATGTGGCCGAAGCAGACTGGCGTCATTCATGGGGATGTACATGCAGGGCATATTCTGATTGACAAGCTTGGGCATGTAACAGGTCTCATTGATTGGACAGAAGCGAAGGTGACAGATATGTCAAACGACTTTGTTGTATATTATAGGACTTTTGGTGAAGAGGGGCTTTGCCACCTGATCAATGCTTATAAAGAAGCCGGGGGTTATGTCTGGCCCAAAATGAAAGAGCATGTGATTGAATTAGAGGCGGCATATCCCGTTGCAATTGCTGAGTTTGCAATGCTGTCTGGATTAGATGAATATGTGCAGATGGCTAAGCAGTCATTGCAAGTTAACGAAGTATAG
- a CDS encoding TetR/AcrR family transcriptional regulator codes for MPKFSEAEKEKIRLEMMGCAHRCFIDKGLKSTSIEEITSSVHIAKSSFYVFFESKEALYLELLDLEGQEIEKKVWPKVEKAKDVRAAIKAYLHAMASELESHVLTQRLITNLEEYKMVSRKVNPQYSATQTLRSIVPLMAFIKKYKAFNELIDEDVEVIAGVIRATLAMIIHKKDVDKKIYPKVQSLLFDAVANELTKQS; via the coding sequence ATGCCTAAGTTTTCGGAAGCAGAAAAAGAGAAAATTCGTTTAGAGATGATGGGGTGTGCGCATCGGTGTTTTATAGATAAAGGACTTAAGAGTACTTCGATTGAAGAAATAACATCTTCAGTCCACATAGCAAAAAGCAGCTTCTATGTTTTCTTTGAATCAAAAGAGGCGTTGTATCTTGAATTATTAGATCTTGAAGGACAAGAAATTGAAAAGAAAGTTTGGCCCAAGGTTGAAAAAGCAAAGGATGTACGGGCAGCAATTAAGGCTTATCTGCATGCGATGGCTTCTGAGTTAGAATCTCATGTGCTCACACAGCGATTAATTACTAATCTGGAAGAATATAAAATGGTCTCTCGGAAGGTTAATCCACAATACTCAGCGACCCAGACGCTAAGAAGCATTGTGCCGCTTATGGCATTTATCAAGAAGTATAAGGCGTTCAACGAATTAATCGATGAGGATGTTGAAGTAATTGCTGGTGTAATCCGAGCAACTCTCGCGATGATTATTCATAAAAAGGATGTTGATAAGAAGATTTATCCTAAAGTCCAATCGCTTCTTTTTGATGCTGTAGCCAATGAACTTACAAAACAATCTTAG
- a CDS encoding DUF4180 domain-containing protein has protein sequence MIKYTFLGKNNAIVYIESEDILISDPQSALDLMMSVQYEKGCSKMILDKKAISEEFFRLSSGIAGEVLQKFINYHTKLAVIGDYSKYTSKPLSDFIYECNKGNDIFFVDHLDQAVEKLDLAH, from the coding sequence ATGATAAAATACACTTTTTTAGGAAAAAACAATGCCATTGTCTATATTGAGAGTGAAGATATTTTAATATCTGATCCACAATCAGCTCTCGACCTTATGATGAGCGTACAATACGAGAAAGGCTGCAGCAAAATGATATTAGATAAAAAGGCCATAAGTGAAGAGTTCTTCAGACTTAGCAGTGGTATTGCTGGTGAAGTGCTGCAGAAATTCATAAATTACCATACTAAGCTGGCTGTGATCGGTGACTATTCCAAGTACACAAGCAAGCCTTTAAGTGATTTTATTTATGAGTGCAATAAAGGTAATGATATTTTCTTTGTAGATCATTTGGATCAAGCAGTAGAAAAGCTGGATTTGGCTCACTAA